One window of the Lacerta agilis isolate rLacAgi1 chromosome 17, rLacAgi1.pri, whole genome shotgun sequence genome contains the following:
- the LOC117061555 gene encoding cytochrome b-c1 complex subunit 8-like, with amino-acid sequence MGIHFGNLERVKHVITYSLSPFEQRAFPNYFSKGILNVWRRFSSQVLRVVPPFVVAYVIYSWGTEEFERLKRKNPADYENDE; translated from the exons ATGGGTATTCACTTTGGAAACTTGGAGAGAGTAAAGCATGTGATCACCTACAGCTTGTCTCCATTTGAACAAAGAGCTTTCCCAAACTACTTCTCCAAAGGAATTCTTAATGTCTGGAGGCGGTTCAGTTCACAGGTCTTGCGGGTGGTGCCTC CCTTTGTTGTGGCCTATGTCATCTATTCCTGGGGAACCGAAGAATTTGAACGTCTTAAAAGGAAGAACCCAGCTGACTATGAGAATGATGAATAA
- the NDUFS2 gene encoding NADH dehydrogenase [ubiquinone] iron-sulfur protein 2, mitochondrial: MAALRALWRLRAPSGSWRQGIALGAAPSRGKQWQPDVEYVQQYGGAVMYPTKETEKWVPPPWNDKDPPFEKNVSNLTINFGPQHPAAHGVLRLVMELSGESVKKCDPHIGLLHRGTEKLIEYKTYLQALPYFDRLDYVSMMCNEQAYSLAVEKLLNIRPPLRAQWIRVLFGEITRLLNHIMAITTHALDIGAMTPFFWMFEEREKMFEFYERVSGARMHAAYVRPGGVHQDMPLGLMDDIYEFVKNFSIRIDEVEEMLTNNRIWKNRTIDIGVVTSEEALNYGFSGVMLRGSGIQWDLRKTQPYDVYDQVEFDVPIGSRGDCYDRYLCRVEEMRQSLRIILQALNKMPEGEIKVDDAKISPPKRAEMKTSMEALIHHFKLYTEGYQVPPGATYTAIEAPKGEFGVYLVSDGSSRPYRCKIKAPGFAHLAGLDKMSQGHMLADVVAIIGTQDIVFGEVDR, from the exons ATGGCGGCGCTCAGAGCTTTGTGGAGATTGCGGGCACCTTCAGGGTCATGGAGACAGGGGATTGCGCTGGGGGCGGCGCCCAGCAG AGGAAAGCAGTGGCAGCCTGATGTGGAGTATGTCCAGCAGTATGGAGGCGCCGTCATGTATCCCACGAAAGAGACAGAAAAATGGGTCCCTCCTCCCTGGAACG ACAAGGACCCGCCCTTCGAGAAAAACGTTTCCAATCTGACCATCAACTTTGGGCCTCAGCACCCTGCGGCTCACGGGGTCTTGCGTTTGGTCATGGAGCTGAGCGGGGAGTCTGTGAAGAAATGTGACCCCCACATCGGCTTGCTTCACCGGGGCACCGAGAAGCTGATAGAGTACAAGACCTATCTCCAG GCTCTGCCATACTTTGACCGGCTTGACTACGTCTCTATGATGTGCAACGAGCAGGCCTACTCCTTGGCGGTGGAGAAGCTGCTCAACATCCGTCCACCCTTGAGGGCTCAGTGGATCCGAG TTCTCTTTGGCGAAATCACGCGTCTCCTGAACCACATCATGGCCATCACAACCCATGCCCTGGACATTGGGGCCATGACTCCTTTCTTCTGGATGTTTGAGGAGAGGGAAAAG atgtttgagtTCTACGAACGGGTGTCTGGAGCCCGGATGCACGCTGCTTACGTCCGACCAGGAGGGGTCCACCAG GACATGCCTCTCGGGCTGATGGATGACATCTATGAGTTTGTGAAGAATTTCTCCATCCGGATAGACGAGGTGGAAGAG ATGCTGACAAACAACCGAATCTGGAAAAACCGGACAATTGATATTGGAGTGGTGACGTCGGAGGAAGCTCTCAATTATGGTTTTAG TGGAGTGATGCTTCGTGGCTCAGGGATCCAGTGGGACCTTCGCAAAACCCAGCCGTACGACGTCTACGACCAGGTGGAGTTCGATGTCCCGATTGGGTCACGAGGCGACTGCTACGATAG GTACCTGTGCCGAGTGGAGGAGATGCGCCAATCCCTCCGTATCATCTTGCAGGCCCTCAACAAGATGCCCGAGGGGGAGATCAAAGTGGACGATGCCAAAATCTCCCCTCCAAAGCGGGCAGAGATGAAG ACTTCCATGGAGGCCCTCATCCACCACTTCAAGCTGTACACAGAGGGCTACCAAGTGCCCCCTGGAGCTACGTACACAGCTATAGAGGCACCCAAG GGGGAGTTTGGTGTGTACCTGGTCTCTGACGGCAGCAGCCGGCCCTACCGCTGCAAGATAAAGGCTCCGGGATTCGCCCACCTG GCTGGGCTGGATAAGATGTCGCAAGGTCACATGCTTGCGGATGTGGTGGCCATCATCG gcACCCAGGACATCGTCTTTGGAGAAGTGGATAGATAA